One stretch of Brevibacillus laterosporus DNA includes these proteins:
- a CDS encoding HEAT repeat domain-containing protein, translated as MTDNERETIRKLIRDDISEEQFALEFNVDSNYVKQLLEIAYNEKNEKDVDYQTYVIFCFNLVTEDYVDLLCRLMYAPWHHQHEDIATIFQSFRFPQTVECLYKTAQTQFEYLEYDDSYALAVKCIWALGDINTEESRKKLELLSVSENEIIRENALKQLQRKYFLKTNYLNIPED; from the coding sequence ATGACAGATAATGAAAGAGAGACGATTAGGAAGCTAATTAGGGATGATATATCCGAAGAACAGTTTGCACTAGAATTTAATGTTGACTCAAACTATGTGAAACAATTATTAGAAATTGCTTATAATGAGAAAAATGAGAAGGATGTAGATTATCAAACTTATGTTATATTTTGCTTTAATCTTGTTACAGAAGATTATGTTGACTTACTGTGCAGACTAATGTACGCTCCTTGGCATCATCAACACGAAGATATAGCAACAATATTTCAATCTTTTAGATTTCCACAAACAGTAGAATGTTTATATAAAACAGCACAAACTCAATTTGAGTATTTAGAATATGATGATAGTTATGCGCTAGCTGTTAAATGTATCTGGGCATTAGGGGATATTAATACTGAAGAATCGCGAAAAAAACTGGAATTGTTATCTGTATCAGAGAATGAAATCATAAGAGAAAATGCGCTTAAGCAATTACAACGAAAATATTTCCTGAAGACTAATTATTTGAATATACCGGAGGATTAA
- a CDS encoding DUF4291 domain-containing protein, with the protein MKEVYKTQKILAQFNENTIRVYQAYNSRIADEAVRLGTFGPSFKMDRMTWIKPSFLWMMYRSGWATKKDQERILAIDIKRTGFQAILENVVLSTFEESVYGSYEDWRSQLEISEVRCQWDPDRDIYGDPLDRRAIQLGLKGNMVKNYVNDWIVKINDITEEVIELRESIKSKTFEVSMLPSEHEYPLDDGIKTILGVV; encoded by the coding sequence ATGAAAGAGGTTTATAAAACCCAAAAAATCCTGGCTCAGTTTAACGAAAACACAATTAGAGTTTATCAGGCCTATAATAGTAGAATTGCAGATGAAGCTGTACGTTTAGGAACATTTGGTCCGTCCTTCAAAATGGATAGAATGACATGGATAAAACCATCGTTTTTATGGATGATGTATAGGTCAGGGTGGGCAACTAAAAAAGACCAAGAAAGGATATTGGCAATTGATATAAAAAGAACAGGATTTCAAGCAATTCTTGAAAATGTAGTTTTATCAACATTTGAAGAAAGTGTATATGGATCATATGAAGATTGGAGATCTCAACTTGAAATCTCAGAGGTTAGATGCCAATGGGACCCTGATAGGGATATATATGGAGATCCGTTGGATAGACGTGCTATTCAATTAGGTTTAAAGGGTAATATGGTTAAAAATTACGTTAATGATTGGATTGTAAAAATTAATGATATCACAGAGGAAGTGATAGAGCTAAGAGAATCAATAAAATCAAAAACCTTTGAAGTAAGTATGCTGCCAAGTGAACATGAATACCCTTTGGATGACGGTATAAAGACGATACTTGGAGTAGTATAA
- a CDS encoding ABC transporter substrate-binding protein yields the protein MKKMKRTLTALLTLCLAVSLTACSGETTPKEGAQPSPSQNQPTDSASDNQATDTTLKTIYPLKVKDMTGEEFTFEKAPERIVSVSPAETETLFALGLEQKITGVSDYDDYPASVKDKPKMGSIMAPNVESILAAKPDIVFSGISMKEETVKKFRELGVKIFKVEPKTYDDVIANIELYGKITDRQAEAKKVVDELKKTWDEIQAVVKDINQKKKVYIEFAPGWTVGKGEFLNQMIELAGGINVAADTQGWVQINEETIIKQNPDVILYTLGVVDTKTNQSLEDIIRLRKGWSGIEAVKNNTVVGLDQNVISRPGPRLAEGLKTIAKAIYPDKF from the coding sequence ATGAAAAAAATGAAACGAACTCTAACAGCATTGCTAACACTATGCTTAGCTGTTTCACTAACTGCATGTTCGGGTGAAACAACACCAAAGGAGGGAGCACAGCCTTCCCCAAGCCAGAACCAACCGACTGATTCTGCTTCGGATAACCAAGCAACAGATACTACATTAAAAACCATCTATCCGCTCAAAGTAAAGGATATGACGGGAGAAGAGTTTACATTTGAAAAAGCCCCAGAGCGCATCGTATCTGTATCTCCAGCTGAAACCGAAACGTTATTTGCACTTGGTCTTGAGCAAAAAATCACGGGTGTTTCGGATTACGATGACTATCCAGCATCTGTAAAGGATAAGCCTAAGATGGGTAGCATAATGGCTCCAAACGTAGAATCCATTTTGGCTGCAAAACCGGACATTGTATTCTCAGGAATTTCAATGAAAGAAGAGACTGTAAAGAAATTCCGTGAGCTTGGTGTAAAAATCTTTAAAGTAGAACCTAAGACGTATGATGATGTGATTGCGAATATTGAATTGTATGGAAAAATCACAGATCGTCAGGCTGAAGCGAAGAAAGTAGTTGACGAACTTAAAAAGACGTGGGACGAGATTCAAGCTGTGGTAAAGGATATTAACCAGAAAAAGAAAGTTTATATTGAATTTGCTCCAGGCTGGACGGTCGGTAAAGGTGAATTTTTAAACCAAATGATAGAGCTTGCTGGTGGAATCAACGTGGCTGCTGACACTCAAGGTTGGGTGCAAATTAATGAAGAGACCATTATTAAGCAAAATCCTGATGTTATTCTCTATACACTGGGTGTAGTGGACACCAAGACCAACCAATCCTTGGAAGACATTATTCGTTTGCGTAAAGGCTGGAGTGGGATTGAGGCGGTTAAAAATAACACAGTAGTTGGTCTAGATCAGAATGTCATCAGTCGTCCTGGACCACGCCTCGCAGAAGGTCTAAAAACAATAGCAAAAGCAATTTATCCTGATAAATTTTAA
- a CDS encoding iron ABC transporter permease — protein MSTNNAYGQMIGTKGMTAGAVGMMLLLLSVVASLAIGSVMLPMGEITRILLHQLPGVNSLIPVTWDESSTQIMLNVRLPRVILALLVGASLGIAGAAFQGVLRNPLADPYTLGVSSGASVGAAILIYFGLQYTWLGQWTVPLTAFVTGVCTLVIVLQMARENGKIPIETLILSGVVMQAFLGSIVSFLVAMSKQTINEILFWVMGSLALRGWSFTGVLLPYFVVGLLVLFAYARPLNMLALGERQAGHLGLHVERTKWIVLLTATLVTAAAVSVSGVIGFVGLVVPHLLRMIIGADYRLLIPMSAIGGAIYVLWADTIARTLLAPTEIPLGVVTAFIGAPFFAMLLIRNKRKRRGDDADEEQGTPSKVSK, from the coding sequence ATGAGTACAAATAACGCTTACGGACAGATGATAGGGACAAAAGGAATGACAGCGGGAGCAGTGGGAATGATGCTGCTCCTGTTGTCTGTTGTGGCTAGTTTAGCCATTGGTTCTGTGATGTTACCGATGGGAGAGATTACCCGCATTTTATTGCACCAGCTTCCTGGGGTTAACTCGCTTATTCCAGTTACATGGGATGAATCCTCCACACAGATTATGTTGAACGTCAGATTGCCAAGGGTGATATTGGCTTTATTAGTAGGGGCTTCCCTTGGGATAGCGGGTGCCGCGTTTCAAGGTGTTTTACGTAATCCACTAGCAGATCCTTACACACTTGGGGTATCGTCTGGCGCTTCGGTTGGGGCGGCCATACTCATTTACTTTGGCTTGCAATATACTTGGCTAGGACAGTGGACAGTACCGTTGACTGCCTTTGTCACCGGGGTTTGTACATTAGTAATCGTGTTGCAGATGGCACGAGAAAACGGAAAGATTCCCATTGAGACGTTGATTTTATCTGGAGTGGTCATGCAAGCATTTCTAGGCTCCATTGTTTCATTTCTCGTCGCAATGTCTAAGCAAACCATTAATGAAATTTTATTTTGGGTGATGGGGAGTCTGGCTTTGCGAGGCTGGTCATTTACAGGAGTTTTATTGCCTTATTTTGTTGTCGGACTCCTTGTTTTATTTGCATATGCCCGACCCCTAAATATGCTCGCATTGGGAGAGAGGCAAGCGGGACATCTAGGTTTGCATGTAGAACGGACGAAATGGATCGTGCTACTGACAGCTACGCTTGTAACGGCAGCCGCTGTGTCTGTGTCTGGTGTGATTGGTTTTGTTGGATTGGTCGTTCCGCATTTACTACGGATGATCATTGGGGCTGATTATCGGTTATTGATTCCCATGTCTGCTATAGGTGGAGCTATTTATGTATTGTGGGCAGATACCATTGCTCGCACGTTGCTTGCTCCGACAGAAATTCCACTTGGTGTGGTAACCGCCTTCATTGGCGCACCGTTCTTTGCCATGCTACTGATCCGTAATAAACGGAAGCGTAGGGGGGATGATGCTGATGAAGAACAGGGGACACCAAGTAAAGTCAGCAAGTAA
- a CDS encoding ABC transporter ATP-binding protein: protein MKNRGHQVKSASKQQYNRVQATYSNHQKSLREEQTDPVISVCDVSHRYGNQSVLQQISLGIKAGEWVGIIGPNGSGKSTLLSLMSRAETPSTGQVLVYGRDIKSYGRKDLSRHMAVLQQETIPPIHYTVQEVVEMGRFPYQSWWGTEAEDSGPFIESIMERLQLKTLADRRLDQLSGGQRQRAALAKLMAQSPSIVLLDEPTTYLDIHYQVQFMDVVREWQQDCGVTVVSVLHDLNLAALYCDRIIVLHDGKISAEGTPSEMMTSERLANVFQVNTAVVPHPETNRPQVLVCPKQRAEKLTTK from the coding sequence ATGAAGAACAGGGGACACCAAGTAAAGTCAGCAAGTAAACAACAGTATAATCGTGTTCAAGCCACGTATTCTAACCATCAAAAGTCTTTGCGAGAAGAACAGACTGATCCTGTCATTTCTGTTTGTGATGTCTCCCATCGTTACGGAAATCAATCGGTCTTGCAACAGATCTCACTTGGCATTAAGGCAGGTGAGTGGGTAGGTATTATTGGGCCGAATGGCAGTGGCAAATCCACTTTGTTATCTTTGATGTCACGAGCGGAGACACCATCTACTGGACAGGTTCTCGTATATGGTAGAGATATCAAGTCATACGGACGTAAAGACTTATCACGACATATGGCTGTTCTCCAACAGGAAACGATTCCTCCGATTCATTACACTGTGCAAGAAGTCGTGGAAATGGGGCGTTTTCCTTATCAATCATGGTGGGGAACGGAAGCAGAGGACAGCGGACCATTTATTGAGAGCATCATGGAGCGATTGCAGTTGAAGACGCTGGCAGATAGAAGACTAGATCAATTGAGTGGAGGACAGCGTCAGCGTGCGGCCTTGGCCAAATTAATGGCCCAGTCGCCTAGCATCGTGCTGTTAGATGAACCAACCACTTACCTAGATATTCATTATCAGGTGCAATTTATGGACGTGGTGCGGGAGTGGCAACAGGATTGTGGAGTAACAGTCGTTTCTGTTTTGCACGATCTTAATTTAGCTGCTTTATACTGTGATCGTATTATCGTGCTACATGATGGTAAGATTTCGGCTGAGGGAACACCGTCAGAAATGATGACCTCTGAGCGACTTGCTAACGTTTTTCAGGTAAATACAGCGGTTGTTCCTCATCCAGAGACAAATCGACCACAAGTGCTAGTTTGTCCAAAACAGCGAGCAGAAAAGCTGACAACCAAATGA
- a CDS encoding methyltransferase domain-containing protein, whose product MSLSSSLLITLNKMFPLPVHPFNLANDGKMSYTEWQFRKGDQTIQFFLPFHSQEEMFKDKTVLDIGCGGGGKTCYYATFGPKKIIGIDIVPHYAEEGNAFAREKGLDNIASFMTGDASKMLFEDETFDTIIMNDAMEHVDNPEKTLEECFRVLKKGGHLYINFPPYYHPYGAHLSDAIGFPWVHSFFSEQTLIDAYRKLVQDLPDGKDRLGFRISKRPDGSEYFSYINRMTIRRFRNIQKGVHYPAVYEKEMPLRNVVANLAKTSLFREYFVKMVVCVYQKK is encoded by the coding sequence TTGTCACTCTCTTCGTCATTACTTATCACATTAAATAAAATGTTTCCTTTGCCCGTTCATCCGTTTAATCTAGCGAATGACGGTAAAATGAGCTATACCGAATGGCAATTCCGCAAGGGTGATCAGACCATTCAATTCTTCTTGCCGTTCCATTCTCAGGAAGAAATGTTTAAAGATAAAACCGTGCTTGATATCGGTTGTGGCGGTGGTGGTAAAACATGCTACTACGCTACGTTTGGTCCAAAAAAGATCATAGGAATTGACATCGTACCTCATTATGCTGAAGAAGGTAATGCCTTTGCTCGGGAAAAGGGCTTGGATAACATAGCTTCATTCATGACGGGTGATGCATCAAAGATGTTATTTGAAGATGAGACGTTCGATACGATCATCATGAACGATGCAATGGAACACGTAGATAATCCAGAGAAAACGCTGGAAGAATGTTTCCGTGTTTTAAAAAAGGGCGGTCATCTCTACATTAACTTCCCGCCATATTACCATCCATATGGTGCTCACTTGTCAGATGCAATCGGATTTCCGTGGGTACATTCCTTCTTTTCTGAGCAAACCTTAATCGATGCTTATCGCAAACTCGTTCAAGATTTGCCAGACGGAAAGGATCGTTTAGGCTTTCGGATTAGCAAGCGTCCAGATGGTTCCGAGTACTTTTCGTATATCAATCGCATGACGATCAGACGTTTCCGTAACATTCAAAAAGGCGTGCACTACCCTGCTGTTTATGAAAAGGAAATGCCTTTGCGCAATGTAGTAGCTAATTTAGCAAAAACGTCCTTGTTCCGTGAGTATTTTGTGAAGATGGTCGTTTGTGTTTATCAAAAGAAATAA
- the csaB gene encoding polysaccharide pyruvyl transferase CsaB produces the protein MSRILISGYYGFNNAGDDVVLYGIITSLRREQPNISLSVLSNTPERTTSLFGISAHNRWKLSTIVRELKQSDLLVMGGGTLMQDVTSPRSVLYYLGIVTIAKLLGKPVVFYAQGFGPILKSFSRSMIKTVVNHVDVITVRDHESGEDFKACGVTKAPLYVTADPALTIHPEDISDERGAELVSPMFEDSSRPLVIFSVRDWKTEARFKQVIADAADYYQERGWNVLFLPMHFPSDIAPSEDIMEAMRYKGAAMLKEHVPFHDIMCILKQADYVVGMRLHSLILACMLHIPFIGISYDPKIDRFVERAGMTCAGHIKDLTSEQLLTLLDDRMQHLDREQAIIREKADMLKAEAMKSSELVLQALASKK, from the coding sequence ATGTCGCGAATTCTCATCTCCGGATATTACGGCTTTAACAATGCCGGGGACGATGTTGTTTTATATGGAATCATTACCTCGCTCAGACGAGAACAACCGAATATTTCCCTATCCGTGTTGTCAAATACGCCTGAGCGGACAACATCGCTATTTGGGATATCCGCCCATAATCGTTGGAAACTCTCTACGATTGTGCGAGAATTAAAACAAAGCGACCTGTTGGTGATGGGTGGCGGTACGTTAATGCAAGACGTTACTAGTCCCCGCAGTGTACTCTATTATCTAGGGATCGTTACGATTGCCAAATTGTTAGGAAAACCCGTCGTATTTTATGCCCAAGGCTTCGGTCCCATCCTAAAATCGTTTAGCCGATCCATGATTAAAACAGTCGTGAATCATGTAGATGTAATTACAGTGCGCGACCATGAATCTGGTGAAGATTTTAAAGCTTGTGGAGTGACCAAGGCTCCATTGTATGTTACGGCGGACCCTGCACTCACCATTCATCCTGAAGATATTTCAGATGAGCGAGGCGCTGAGCTGGTATCACCTATGTTCGAAGATTCATCCCGACCGCTTGTGATCTTTTCCGTTCGTGATTGGAAAACGGAAGCGCGTTTTAAACAGGTGATTGCCGATGCAGCGGATTATTATCAGGAACGCGGCTGGAACGTGCTGTTTCTACCGATGCATTTCCCGAGCGATATCGCCCCTTCTGAAGACATTATGGAGGCGATGCGTTATAAGGGTGCGGCTATGCTAAAAGAGCATGTCCCTTTTCATGACATTATGTGCATCTTAAAGCAAGCGGATTACGTGGTGGGGATGAGGCTTCATTCTTTGATCCTTGCTTGTATGCTTCACATTCCGTTTATCGGGATTTCCTATGATCCTAAAATTGACCGTTTTGTGGAACGTGCAGGCATGACCTGTGCGGGCCATATCAAGGATTTGACATCAGAACAATTGCTTACACTACTTGATGATCGTATGCAGCATCTAGATCGCGAGCAAGCAATCATCCGTGAAAAAGCTGACATGCTTAAAGCGGAAGCTATGAAAAGTAGCGAATTAGTTCTACAAGCGTTGGCCAGTAAGAAATAA
- a CDS encoding 50S ribosomal protein L11 methyltransferase → MTKYWMKYTLSLPGEMEEIFSYTIMETNYTLGWIEPQVEVITTDNGYDYAELTEKPMTAYLFEPLTTTEQEQTATLQSYLAQWEDKIRMTAIEKVEEENESWKDEFTSIQIGDWLIAPSWEDAKVVEQAEHVLYIDPGAAFGTGYHGTTQDSLRCLQESELAGKTILDVGAGSGILSIFSLLNGAAHPVYAADINLETDFQLKHNLALNQLSEQSVEVLVGDASVDERLLSLEKHFDFIFINIGGEEVIEMLPLVKRTIKPTGRLVLSGIVEWILPKVVEVYEQAGFYVMEQKQSEEWVTLLLELCDNKGK, encoded by the coding sequence ATGACAAAATATTGGATGAAATATACGCTTTCCCTACCAGGAGAAATGGAGGAGATTTTCTCCTATACCATTATGGAAACGAACTACACACTGGGCTGGATTGAGCCACAAGTAGAGGTGATTACGACTGACAACGGCTACGATTATGCGGAATTGACTGAGAAACCGATGACAGCGTATCTTTTTGAACCACTAACGACCACTGAGCAAGAACAGACAGCTACACTACAAAGCTATCTCGCTCAATGGGAAGACAAGATTAGAATGACAGCTATTGAAAAAGTAGAAGAGGAGAACGAATCGTGGAAAGACGAGTTTACCTCCATACAAATAGGAGATTGGCTCATAGCGCCCTCTTGGGAGGATGCTAAGGTAGTAGAGCAGGCAGAGCATGTACTCTACATTGATCCGGGTGCTGCTTTTGGAACGGGATACCATGGAACGACACAAGATAGTTTGCGTTGTTTACAAGAGAGCGAATTAGCAGGAAAAACTATTTTGGACGTGGGCGCGGGTTCAGGAATTCTCTCTATCTTCAGCTTGTTAAATGGAGCTGCACATCCCGTGTATGCAGCAGATATCAACCTGGAAACCGATTTTCAACTAAAGCACAATCTGGCGCTCAATCAGTTATCCGAGCAATCCGTCGAGGTGTTGGTAGGTGATGCGTCCGTAGATGAACGTCTATTGTCCTTGGAAAAGCATTTTGATTTTATCTTCATTAATATCGGTGGAGAAGAAGTGATCGAAATGTTACCGCTAGTTAAACGTACCATCAAGCCAACGGGTCGCTTGGTTCTGTCTGGAATAGTGGAATGGATTCTGCCAAAAGTAGTGGAAGTCTATGAGCAAGCAGGGTTTTATGTAATGGAACAAAAACAGAGCGAAGAATGGGTGACACTCTTATTGGAATTGTGCGACAATAAAGGGAAATAG
- a CDS encoding thiolase family protein: MAEPIVIVAAKRTPIGTFGGMFQDVSARKLAELTIRDIMDTTGIDPAQIDEVILGNCIQRTDEPNIARTALLDAGLPQQVTGLTVQRQCSSGMQAIVSGLQQIALGDSEVVIAGGVESMSRAPYVLKQARFGKRLMHGEMTDALWELLTDPHHDILMGETAERLVDLYGISREEQDEIAYLSHHKAAQATKEGRFQNEIIPIVLSKKKQTVTLTTDEHIRPDITPEALAKLKPTFRDEGTVTAGNASGLNDGASAVLLMKESKAKSLGLTVLGRIVSYAWAGVEPDLMGYGPVPATHKALKKAGLRLQDMQLIEVNEAFAAQYLAVEKLLELDRTITNVNGSGISLGHPVGSTGCRLIVTLLHEMKRRQLHRGLATLCVGGGLGMSMILER, encoded by the coding sequence ATGGCAGAGCCTATCGTAATCGTCGCAGCAAAACGGACGCCAATCGGAACATTTGGCGGCATGTTTCAAGATGTATCAGCGCGTAAATTAGCTGAACTAACGATTCGTGACATCATGGATACAACAGGAATTGACCCAGCGCAGATTGATGAAGTCATTCTAGGGAACTGTATTCAACGTACAGATGAGCCGAATATTGCGAGAACAGCTCTTCTGGATGCAGGTCTGCCCCAGCAAGTGACGGGATTGACCGTCCAGCGACAATGTTCTTCCGGTATGCAGGCAATTGTTTCAGGTCTGCAACAGATAGCCTTGGGAGATAGCGAAGTTGTTATAGCTGGTGGTGTGGAAAGCATGAGCCGTGCCCCTTATGTGTTAAAGCAAGCCCGTTTTGGTAAAAGATTAATGCATGGCGAAATGACGGATGCTTTGTGGGAGCTATTAACAGATCCGCATCATGATATTCTAATGGGTGAGACAGCGGAGCGTCTGGTGGACCTCTATGGAATTAGTCGAGAGGAGCAGGATGAAATTGCTTATTTAAGTCATCATAAAGCGGCACAAGCTACCAAAGAGGGACGATTTCAAAACGAAATCATTCCGATTGTGTTGAGTAAAAAGAAACAAACCGTCACACTGACCACAGATGAGCATATTCGCCCAGACATTACACCAGAAGCTTTGGCGAAACTAAAGCCGACATTCCGCGATGAGGGGACGGTTACAGCGGGGAATGCTTCAGGTTTGAACGATGGTGCTTCTGCTGTGCTGTTAATGAAAGAGAGTAAAGCAAAAAGCCTTGGACTAACTGTGCTTGGTAGAATTGTTTCCTATGCGTGGGCAGGTGTTGAACCTGATTTGATGGGATATGGACCAGTACCAGCAACGCACAAGGCCTTGAAGAAAGCGGGTCTGCGTTTACAAGACATGCAACTAATTGAGGTTAATGAAGCGTTTGCCGCACAGTATCTGGCGGTGGAAAAGCTATTAGAATTGGATCGGACTATCACTAATGTAAATGGTAGCGGGATATCGCTTGGACATCCCGTTGGCTCTACAGGCTGTCGTTTGATCGTTACGCTCTTGCATGAAATGAAGAGACGCCAATTACATAGAGGGTTAGCCACCTTATGTGTAGGTGGTGGACTTGGGATGAGCATGATCTTAGAGCGCTAA
- a CDS encoding LytR family transcriptional regulator, with the protein MQAKQKETWKKVIVVVLCVLFIALIAYLGTAFQQYKQMTQDWYEPLPQVSGSSFPDKTSIMQATEVPPYQSSNLSAEELYHKEQTLQPFSMMLIGTDSREGERARSDTLLVATINPLTQQAQLISIPRDTYMKIPGKGFDKVNHATAFGGPALLKKTLENYLSIKIDRYATIDFEGFRKLIDELGGVEVTVKKRMKYTDPSDGTNIDLYPGKQVLNGKQALDYARYRKSDLGHEDSDYERIDRQQEMIRALANKGGSMDAFLKAFKLMDILGKHIKTDLTQDEISSLLVTYYDPKQNHLTTETIKGRDERIWNHTTLGWYYLVSSGERERIQEKIKKVLTAKAEE; encoded by the coding sequence ATGCAAGCCAAGCAGAAAGAAACCTGGAAGAAAGTGATCGTCGTTGTCCTTTGTGTCTTATTTATCGCGTTGATAGCCTATCTAGGCACTGCTTTTCAACAGTACAAGCAGATGACACAAGATTGGTATGAGCCGCTTCCTCAAGTGAGCGGCTCTTCATTTCCAGACAAGACCTCAATCATGCAGGCAACAGAAGTTCCCCCGTATCAGTCCTCCAACCTTTCAGCGGAAGAGCTATACCACAAGGAACAAACCCTCCAGCCCTTTAGCATGATGTTAATTGGTACGGATAGTCGGGAAGGGGAGCGTGCACGTTCTGATACTCTTTTGGTAGCTACCATCAATCCATTAACTCAGCAAGCTCAACTGATCTCTATTCCTCGTGATACCTACATGAAAATCCCAGGTAAAGGCTTTGATAAAGTAAATCATGCCACTGCATTTGGTGGACCAGCCCTGCTAAAAAAAACATTGGAAAACTACTTGTCTATCAAGATTGATCGTTATGCTACGATTGACTTTGAGGGCTTTCGTAAACTAATTGATGAATTGGGCGGTGTAGAAGTAACCGTCAAAAAACGAATGAAGTATACCGATCCTAGTGATGGAACCAATATTGATCTGTATCCAGGCAAGCAAGTGCTGAATGGGAAACAGGCACTAGATTATGCGCGTTATCGGAAAAGTGACTTGGGCCATGAAGACAGTGACTATGAACGAATTGATCGTCAGCAAGAAATGATTCGGGCTTTAGCGAATAAAGGAGGCTCCATGGATGCTTTTCTAAAGGCATTTAAGCTGATGGATATTTTAGGAAAACATATTAAGACTGACCTCACACAAGATGAAATTTCCTCTTTGCTTGTAACCTACTATGATCCCAAACAAAATCACTTAACTACAGAAACGATAAAAGGGCGTGACGAACGTATTTGGAATCATACAACACTCGGCTGGTATTACTTGGTGTCGTCAGGGGAGCGAGAGAGAATCCAAGAAAAAATTAAAAAAGTGTTGACAGCTAAAGCAGAAGAATAG